In Mycteria americana isolate JAX WOST 10 ecotype Jacksonville Zoo and Gardens chromosome 5, USCA_MyAme_1.0, whole genome shotgun sequence, one DNA window encodes the following:
- the SYT12 gene encoding synaptotagmin-12, giving the protein MDNSHVSRYRLSVATSPPQWEIGIYAAGAVALLGIAAINLWKLWRSGSYPAPSPFPNYDYRYLEQKYGAACLDVKHKRGMAPGSQRALDKTSPIRKSSLRADDTFESINELGSLELMSKDLGLAPYGPLKKSISADSLSSISSIGNNFGQDFTVGQVEVSMEYDRKAATLHVTLLQGKDLLEKEDARFESCFMRISLLPAEQIIGISRIQRSAYTVAFDERFSIPLDPAALEENSLRFSVFGIDEDERNVSTGVAELKLSDLDLAVRPFNAWLYLQDMNKAVDTVGEILLSLSYLPTAERLTVVVVKAKNLVWTNGKVTADPFVKVYLLQDGRKISKKKTAVKRDDTNPVFNEAMIFSVPAIVLQDLSLRVTVAECGEDGRADNTGHVLIGPAASGMGITHWNQMLATLRKPVSMWHPLRRN; this is encoded by the exons ATGGACAACAGTCACGTAAGCAGATACCGCTTAAGCG TCGCCACGAGCCCGCCTCAGTGGGAGATCGGCATCTACGCCGCCGGCGCCGTGGCGCTGCTGGGGATAGCCGCCATCAACCTCTGGAAGCTCTGGCGCTCCGGCAGCTACCCGgcaccttcccccttccccaactACGACTACCGATACCTGGAGCAAAAGTACGGGGCGGCGTGTTTGGACGTTAAGCACAAG CGAGGGATGGCCCCGGGCTCGCAGAGGGCGCTGGATAAGACCTCACCCATCCGCAAGAGCAGCCTGCGGGCAGACGACACCTTCGAGAGCATTAACGAGCTGGGGAGCCTGGAGCTGATGAGCAAAGACCTGGGCTTGGCCCCCTACGGCCCTCTGAAGAAATCCATCTCGGCCGACTCCCTcagctccatctcctccatcGGGAACAACTTTGGGCAGGATTTCACGGTGGGGCAGGTGGAGGTTTCCATGGAGTACGACAGGAAGGCGGCCACCTTGCACGTGACGCTGCTGCAGGGCAAGGACCTGCTGGAGAAGGAGGATGCTCGCTTCGAGTCCTGCTTCATGCGCATCAGCCTGCTCCCGGCCGAGCAGATCATCGGCATCTCCCGG ATTCAGCGGAGCGCCTACACCGTGGCCTTCGACGAGCGCTTCTCCATCCCGCTGGACCCGGCGGCGCTGGAGGAGAACAGCCTGCGCTTCTCCGTCTTCGGCATCGACGAGGACGAGAGGAACGTAAGCACCGGCGTGGCCGAGCTCAAGCTCTCCGACCTGGACCTGGCCGTGCGTCCCTTCAACGCCTGGCTCTACCTGCAGGACATGaacaag GCAGTGGACACAGTGGGGGAGATCCTGCTGTCCCTGAGCTACCTGCCCACGGCCGAGCGCCTGACGGTGGTGGTGGTCAAAGCCAAGAACCTCGTGTGGACCAACGGCAAAGTGACCGCAG ATCCCTTcgtcaaggtgtacctgctgcaggaCGGGAGGAAGATCAGCAAGAAGAAGACGGCGGTGAAGAGGGACGACACCAACCCCGTGTTCAACGAGGCCATGATTTTCTCGGTGCCGGCCATCGTGCTCCAG GACCTGTCCCTGCGGGTGACGGTGGCCGAGTGCGGCGAGGACGGACGCGCCGACAACACGGGCCACGTCCTCATCGGCCCGGCGGCCAGCGGGATGGGCATCACCCACTGGAACCAGATGCTGGCCACCCTGAGGAAGCCCGTCTCCATGTGGCACCCGCTCCGGCGAAACTAG